Proteins encoded within one genomic window of Jiangella mangrovi:
- a CDS encoding helix-turn-helix domain-containing protein, with translation MELRFETRASDSPWVDSVWTCTSEQVTRMTSVAAVRWGLVFWEQDGVAHTSVTGPETRAGTAPVPEGATFTGIDFALGTSLRVLPPPDIVDGGVVLPDTTHRTFRLDGSRWETPGADDAEALVERLVRAGIVVRDPMVTDVLRGHHPAASGRTVERRFRAATGLTQGAVRQIERARTAAELLAAGTTAADVVVKLDYFDEPHLARALRAYVGRTAGQLRDGVGGAIALDLDQRLTS, from the coding sequence GTGGAGCTGCGGTTCGAGACGCGCGCGTCCGACTCGCCGTGGGTCGACTCCGTGTGGACCTGCACGAGCGAGCAGGTCACGCGGATGACGTCCGTGGCGGCGGTGCGGTGGGGCCTGGTGTTCTGGGAGCAGGACGGCGTCGCCCACACGAGCGTCACCGGCCCCGAGACCAGGGCCGGCACCGCGCCCGTGCCCGAGGGCGCCACCTTCACCGGCATCGACTTCGCCCTGGGGACCTCGCTGCGGGTGCTGCCCCCGCCGGACATCGTCGACGGCGGCGTCGTGCTCCCCGACACCACGCACCGGACCTTCCGGCTCGACGGCAGCCGCTGGGAGACCCCGGGCGCCGACGACGCCGAGGCGCTGGTCGAGCGGCTGGTCCGGGCCGGGATCGTCGTCCGCGACCCGATGGTCACCGACGTCCTGCGCGGCCACCACCCGGCCGCGTCGGGGCGCACCGTCGAACGCCGGTTCCGCGCCGCCACCGGGCTCACCCAGGGCGCCGTCCGGCAGATCGAGCGCGCCCGCACCGCGGCGGAGCTGCTGGCCGCGGGCACCACGGCCGCCGACGTCGTCGTGAAGCTCGACTACTTCGACGAGCCGCACCTCGCCCGGGCGCTGCGAGCGTATGTCGGGCGCACGGCCGGGCAGCTCCGCGACGGCGTCGGCGGGGCGATCGCGCTCGACCTGGATCAGCGCTTGACGTCGTAG
- a CDS encoding maleylpyruvate isomerase N-terminal domain-containing protein → MELFTRTWSALRTAVAATPDQDFALPSGCAGWLVRDLVCHLVIDAQDVLITLATPAGTAPVVDDAGYWSLVDPPTADDPLDALIVRLAAAYGDPGLLRFHLDDVGAAAGRAAALADPALPVATKDLVLTAGDYLSAYVLEWTLHHLDLMAHRPDAGAGPAADGLVWSRAMLERVAGVTFPPSFTDTDALLVGTGRRDPAAAERAALGDIAARLPFVLG, encoded by the coding sequence GTGGAACTCTTCACCCGCACCTGGTCCGCCCTGCGAACCGCCGTCGCAGCCACCCCCGACCAGGACTTCGCGCTGCCGTCGGGCTGCGCCGGCTGGCTGGTGCGCGACCTGGTGTGTCACCTGGTCATCGACGCGCAGGACGTCCTGATCACGCTGGCCACCCCGGCCGGGACCGCGCCGGTGGTGGACGACGCCGGCTACTGGTCGCTGGTCGATCCGCCGACCGCGGACGACCCGCTCGACGCCCTCATCGTGCGGCTCGCCGCCGCCTACGGCGATCCGGGGCTGCTCCGGTTCCACCTCGACGACGTCGGCGCCGCGGCCGGGCGGGCCGCCGCACTCGCCGACCCGGCGCTCCCCGTCGCCACCAAGGACCTGGTGCTGACGGCGGGCGACTACCTGTCGGCATACGTCCTGGAGTGGACCCTGCACCACCTCGACCTGATGGCGCACCGCCCCGATGCCGGCGCGGGTCCGGCCGCCGACGGACTGGTGTGGTCGCGGGCGATGCTCGAGCGGGTCGCCGGGGTGACGTTCCCGCCGTCGTTCACCGACACCGACGCACTGCTCGTCGGCACCGGACGGCGCGACCCGGCCGCGGCGGAGCGGGCGGCCCTGGGCGACATCGCCGCACGGCTGCCGTTCGTGCTCGGCTGA
- a CDS encoding nuclear transport factor 2 family protein gives MSTETPAAIQAFIDATNSGDTDAFVAAFTDDAYLNDWGREFHGHDGVRSWDGTDNIGKQSHFELLAIEPGAEPESYVATLKVTGNGFNGTGPMAFQLRDGLIASVRIS, from the coding sequence ATGAGCACCGAGACGCCCGCGGCCATCCAGGCCTTCATCGACGCCACCAACAGCGGCGACACCGACGCGTTCGTCGCGGCCTTCACCGACGACGCCTACCTCAACGACTGGGGCCGCGAGTTCCACGGCCACGACGGCGTGCGCAGCTGGGACGGCACCGACAACATCGGCAAGCAGTCGCACTTCGAGCTGCTCGCGATCGAGCCCGGAGCGGAGCCGGAGAGCTACGTCGCCACGCTGAAGGTCACGGGCAACGGCTTCAACGGCACCGGCCCCATGGCCTTCCAGCTCCGCGACGGGCTCATCGCGAGCGTGCGGATCAGCTGA
- a CDS encoding dihydrofolate reductase family protein: MRKLVYTGFTSLDGVIDSPGGGPGEPHRSAGWVFKDLEFVPEAWTLKGEELEDTSALMFGRKSYELFAPTWPGSEDHAAYKELPKYVVSTTLPDDAVVDDWGPITFLRSLDDVAALKQSDGGAIYIHGSGVLAQRLGDADLIDQYNLLVFPVLLGAGNSLFGRADRDKRMLSLRESDVYSNGIMKLVYDVKR; the protein is encoded by the coding sequence ATGCGCAAGCTCGTCTACACCGGGTTCACGTCGCTCGACGGCGTCATCGACTCCCCGGGCGGCGGTCCCGGCGAGCCGCACCGCAGCGCCGGCTGGGTCTTCAAGGACCTCGAGTTCGTCCCGGAGGCCTGGACGCTCAAGGGCGAGGAGCTCGAGGACACGTCGGCGCTGATGTTCGGCCGCAAGAGCTACGAGCTGTTCGCGCCGACCTGGCCCGGGTCCGAGGACCACGCCGCCTACAAGGAGCTGCCCAAGTACGTGGTGTCGACCACGCTGCCCGACGACGCCGTCGTCGACGACTGGGGCCCCATCACGTTCCTGCGCTCCCTGGACGACGTCGCGGCGCTGAAGCAGAGCGACGGCGGCGCGATCTACATCCACGGCAGCGGCGTGCTGGCGCAGCGGCTGGGCGACGCGGACCTGATCGACCAGTACAACCTGCTGGTCTTCCCGGTGCTGCTCGGCGCCGGGAACAGCCTGTTCGGCCGGGCCGACCGCGACAAGCGGATGCTGAGCCTGCGCGAGTCCGACGTCTACTCGAACGGGATCATGAAGCTGGTCTACGACGTCAAGCGCTGA
- a CDS encoding DUF1772 domain-containing protein has translation MSELTMESGRQGTAGRGWIGTVLWVTLLALVLVAALNLTFAAAVMPNLAGADDHTFVTTLQRYNDNPVFSVSYTLALFLAVVAPLAQRRRDPAAAVRWAVAALVLMGVVFVMTMAINVPLNNEIDAVRDLTDAAALADVRERFETTWVVANAVRTVLSLAAVGALVRALQLRTTR, from the coding sequence ATGAGCGAACTGACCATGGAGAGCGGCCGCCAGGGCACCGCCGGCCGCGGCTGGATCGGAACCGTCCTCTGGGTGACGCTGCTGGCGCTGGTGCTCGTGGCCGCCCTCAACCTCACCTTCGCCGCCGCCGTCATGCCCAACCTGGCCGGCGCCGACGACCACACCTTCGTGACGACCCTGCAGCGCTACAACGACAACCCGGTGTTCTCGGTGAGCTACACCCTCGCGCTGTTCCTCGCCGTCGTCGCCCCGCTGGCGCAGCGACGGCGTGACCCCGCGGCCGCCGTGCGCTGGGCCGTCGCCGCCCTCGTGCTCATGGGCGTCGTGTTCGTCATGACCATGGCGATCAACGTCCCGCTGAACAACGAGATCGACGCGGTCCGCGACCTGACCGATGCCGCCGCGCTCGCCGACGTCCGCGAGCGGTTCGAGACGACGTGGGTGGTGGCGAACGCCGTGCGCACCGTGCTGTCCCTCGCGGCCGTGGGCGCCCTCGTCCGGGCGCTGCAGCTGCGGACGACGCGCTGA
- a CDS encoding lamin tail domain-containing protein, producing MSARKAHGAGVAVLAAAGLAPLVAAVTPGIVAAAADTEVSGVVINEVSQRVNPDWVEFHNTGDEAADLSGWKFQDDQDRGPEDYVFPPGTVIPAGWYLVLDAAEGDTRGFEFGLGAEDTVRLSDPTGTLVDSLSWTEHAATTYGRCPDGTGEVRLTAAPTRGEANDCSSPARINEVASGFVELVNPTDADLDLSGVVVRAAGADDGYVVTAGGVIRAGGFASIDVSVLPFAPSEVDGIELVDADGTVVDEQGWDTLPAPSLGRCPDATGPFAVTASATPSAANDCVPVAGQDVVKVNEVESDEGDPGDWIELVNTGAEAVDLSGWLVRDSDDTRFSTIPDGTVVEAGGFYVHEETALGFGLGGGDQARLYTPNGTLADSYTWEEHAATTYGRCPDGTGEFRTTTTPTKGAANDCGPAVRINEIESSDGEPSDWVELANPSAEDVDIAGFQVKDDDDTHVWTAPAGTVVPAGGHYVVEETDLDFGLGGADTVRLFAADGSAIDSYAWADHAATTYGRCPDGTGAFAVTVEPTKGAVNSCEGDAVPPAPWPGGPAVTVVDAEDAFDGDLSGIDYAPSGTAEPGVLWAVDNGRGRLHRLEWDGTVWANSTDDGWSAGKPLHYPGGVGTPDSEGVTVTGDGSVVVGTERDNDADDVSQLSLLRFDVSGAEAALSATTEWDLTADLPTTGPNAGIEAVEWVPDDVLTGLGLVDESTGGAYDPDGYPAHGDGVYFVGVEGTGQVYAYLLLDDGGIRQLAAIDPELAGVMALDFDLATGTLWAVCDDGCEGASSLLRVGDDGAFAVTGQVARPAAMANLNSEGFAITPVERCADGVRPVYWTDDDDTDGHSLRAGTLPCPEDPGEPGDDDGSDAGTDDGGAADGSDTGAGDGADAGAEPGGESGADDGTEDGGTLPDTGATAGWLVAGGLLLTLAGFALVAADRRRRAVS from the coding sequence ATGAGCGCGCGCAAGGCGCATGGAGCAGGCGTCGCCGTCCTGGCCGCCGCGGGGCTGGCCCCGCTGGTCGCGGCCGTCACGCCGGGCATCGTCGCGGCGGCGGCAGACACCGAGGTCTCGGGTGTCGTCATCAACGAGGTCTCTCAGCGGGTCAACCCGGACTGGGTCGAGTTCCACAACACCGGCGACGAGGCGGCCGACCTGTCGGGCTGGAAGTTCCAGGACGACCAGGACCGCGGCCCCGAGGACTACGTGTTCCCGCCGGGGACCGTCATCCCGGCCGGCTGGTACCTGGTCCTCGACGCGGCCGAGGGCGACACCCGCGGCTTCGAGTTCGGCCTGGGTGCCGAAGACACCGTCCGGCTGTCCGACCCGACCGGCACGCTGGTCGACAGCCTCAGCTGGACCGAGCACGCCGCCACGACCTACGGCCGCTGTCCCGACGGCACCGGTGAGGTCCGGCTCACGGCCGCCCCGACCCGCGGCGAGGCCAACGACTGCTCGTCGCCGGCCCGCATCAACGAGGTCGCCTCCGGCTTCGTCGAGCTGGTCAACCCGACCGACGCGGACCTCGACCTGAGCGGTGTCGTGGTCCGTGCGGCCGGCGCCGACGACGGCTACGTGGTCACTGCGGGCGGGGTCATCCGGGCCGGCGGGTTCGCGTCGATCGACGTCTCGGTCCTCCCCTTCGCGCCGTCCGAGGTGGACGGCATCGAGCTGGTCGACGCCGACGGCACGGTGGTCGACGAGCAGGGCTGGGACACGTTGCCGGCGCCCAGCCTGGGCCGCTGCCCGGACGCCACCGGCCCCTTCGCCGTGACGGCGTCGGCCACCCCGTCCGCCGCGAACGACTGTGTCCCCGTCGCGGGCCAGGACGTCGTGAAGGTCAACGAGGTCGAGTCCGACGAGGGCGACCCGGGCGACTGGATCGAGCTCGTCAACACCGGCGCCGAGGCCGTCGACCTGTCCGGCTGGCTGGTCCGCGACAGCGACGACACCCGCTTCAGCACCATCCCGGACGGGACCGTCGTCGAGGCGGGCGGGTTCTACGTGCACGAGGAGACTGCGCTCGGCTTCGGCCTGGGTGGCGGCGACCAGGCCCGGCTCTACACGCCGAACGGCACCCTCGCCGACTCGTACACCTGGGAGGAGCACGCGGCGACGACGTACGGCCGCTGCCCCGACGGCACCGGCGAGTTCCGGACCACGACCACCCCGACCAAGGGTGCCGCGAACGACTGCGGCCCGGCCGTGCGCATCAACGAGATCGAGTCCAGCGACGGCGAGCCGAGCGACTGGGTCGAGCTGGCCAACCCCAGCGCCGAGGACGTCGACATCGCCGGCTTCCAGGTGAAGGACGACGACGACACCCACGTGTGGACGGCGCCCGCGGGCACCGTCGTGCCGGCCGGCGGCCACTACGTGGTCGAGGAGACCGACCTCGACTTCGGGCTCGGCGGCGCCGACACCGTCCGGCTGTTCGCGGCCGACGGCTCGGCGATCGACTCGTACGCCTGGGCCGACCACGCGGCGACCACGTACGGCCGCTGCCCCGACGGCACCGGCGCGTTCGCCGTCACCGTCGAGCCGACCAAGGGCGCGGTCAACTCCTGCGAGGGTGACGCCGTCCCGCCCGCTCCGTGGCCGGGCGGGCCGGCCGTCACCGTCGTGGACGCCGAGGACGCCTTCGACGGCGACCTCAGCGGCATCGACTACGCCCCGTCCGGAACCGCCGAGCCGGGCGTCCTCTGGGCCGTCGACAACGGCCGCGGCCGGCTGCACCGGCTGGAGTGGGACGGCACCGTCTGGGCGAACAGCACGGATGACGGCTGGTCGGCGGGCAAGCCGCTGCACTACCCGGGCGGCGTCGGCACCCCCGACAGCGAGGGCGTGACGGTGACCGGCGACGGCTCCGTCGTGGTCGGCACCGAGCGCGACAACGACGCCGACGACGTCAGCCAGCTGAGCCTGCTGCGCTTCGACGTCTCCGGCGCCGAGGCGGCGCTGTCCGCGACGACGGAGTGGGACCTCACCGCCGACCTGCCGACGACAGGCCCCAACGCCGGCATCGAGGCGGTCGAGTGGGTCCCCGACGACGTCCTGACCGGGCTCGGCCTCGTCGACGAGTCCACCGGCGGGGCGTACGACCCGGACGGCTATCCGGCGCATGGCGACGGCGTGTACTTCGTCGGCGTCGAGGGCACCGGCCAGGTCTACGCCTACCTGCTGCTCGACGACGGCGGCATCCGGCAGCTCGCGGCGATCGACCCCGAGCTGGCCGGCGTCATGGCGCTGGACTTCGACCTCGCCACCGGCACCCTCTGGGCGGTCTGCGACGACGGCTGCGAGGGCGCGTCCTCGCTGCTGCGGGTCGGCGACGACGGCGCGTTCGCGGTGACCGGCCAGGTCGCCCGTCCGGCCGCGATGGCGAACCTCAACTCCGAGGGCTTCGCGATCACCCCGGTGGAGCGCTGCGCCGACGGCGTGCGTCCGGTCTACTGGACGGACGACGACGACACCGACGGCCACTCGCTGCGGGCCGGCACGCTGCCCTGCCCGGAGGACCCGGGCGAGCCGGGCGACGACGACGGCTCCGACGCGGGCACCGACGACGGCGGCGCGGCGGACGGCTCGGACACGGGGGCGGGCGACGGCGCGGACGCCGGCGCGGAGCCGGGTGGCGAGTCCGGCGCCGACGACGGCACGGAGGACGGCGGCACTCTGCCCGACACCGGCGCGACGGCCGGCTGGCTCGTCGCCGGCGGCCTGCTGCTGACGCTGGCCGGATTCGCCCTGGTGGCGGCCGACCGGAGGCGCCGCGCCGTCAGCTGA
- a CDS encoding EamA family transporter: protein MNADGTARGQGSRSALTAAATHAFGAIPPPALVLLGIVSVQLGSAIAKHLFSEVGSFGTVSLRLFFAALVLMLVWRPSVRLNREAWTVVLGYGLVLGVMNLFFYLSLERLPLGIAVTIEFLGPLGVALAGSRRWLDAFWALLAAGGVVLLMEGRGDLDALGVVFALAAGACWGLYILVGAALGRHTTEGNGLALGMAVAAVVAVPFGVADSGTALIQPWVLIAGLGVALLSSVLPYTFDLEALRRMPPRVFGILMSLEPAMAALIGLVVLQEALSWSQWLAVLCVVAASAGATRGARPPPDPAQG from the coding sequence ATGAACGCCGACGGCACCGCACGCGGCCAGGGCTCGCGATCCGCTCTGACGGCGGCGGCCACGCATGCCTTCGGCGCCATCCCGCCGCCGGCGCTGGTGCTGCTCGGCATCGTCAGCGTCCAGCTGGGCTCGGCCATCGCCAAGCACCTGTTCAGCGAGGTGGGCAGCTTCGGGACGGTGTCGCTGCGGCTGTTCTTCGCGGCGCTCGTGCTGATGCTGGTGTGGCGGCCGTCGGTGCGCCTGAACCGCGAGGCGTGGACGGTGGTGCTCGGCTACGGCCTGGTGCTCGGCGTCATGAACCTGTTCTTCTACCTCTCGCTGGAGCGGCTGCCGCTGGGCATCGCGGTCACCATCGAGTTCCTCGGTCCGCTGGGGGTGGCGCTGGCCGGGTCGAGGCGCTGGCTGGACGCCTTCTGGGCGCTGCTCGCGGCGGGCGGTGTGGTCCTGCTCATGGAAGGCCGCGGCGACCTCGACGCCCTCGGGGTGGTGTTCGCGCTGGCCGCGGGCGCGTGCTGGGGGCTGTACATCCTGGTCGGCGCCGCGCTCGGCCGGCACACCACCGAGGGCAACGGCCTGGCGCTGGGCATGGCCGTCGCGGCCGTGGTGGCGGTGCCGTTCGGTGTGGCCGACAGCGGGACGGCGCTCATCCAGCCGTGGGTGCTCATCGCGGGGCTCGGCGTGGCCCTGTTGTCGTCGGTGCTCCCGTACACGTTCGACCTCGAGGCGCTGCGCCGCATGCCGCCGCGCGTGTTCGGCATCCTGATGAGCCTCGAGCCCGCGATGGCGGCCCTCATCGGCCTCGTCGTGCTGCAGGAGGCGCTGAGCTGGTCGCAGTGGCTCGCGGTGCTCTGCGTGGTGGCCGCGTCGGCCGGCGCGACCCGCGGCGCCCGCCCGCCGCCCGACCCGGCTCAGGGCTGA
- a CDS encoding exo-alpha-sialidase, with amino-acid sequence MSRRLLTTAALALLLAGSAGIAVAEPVTHSTTYTFENDALGAVPAGCSTPAGRVPAQVTDVRAHSGERSLLLQDDSPAAQAVVVCPTPVMAGADLRLRLYPERLGQGVLVSLLGSFEGKPQTGVPVFHLWAKPDGSLWWFDGLGQDALGWTQIGAAGTLALGEWNSVAVQVPADMSRAGVYVGDHPGDHPGQRPRREDYVGAAGPVGVSPVASVTGFQVASTGSAPVGDEVYLDDVVIADSAHVSRPPQDRTFRVGDPVIVDQTSEGLMQMPNTATTLTTADGRQEVLVGYPVHGDATHDTGTALAASTDRGRTWTQADERNPFPDEQSFYLSTLSNGDLFAVNYHTFMVEGSGETRAIVPTAVSHDGGRTWTHREGVMQAPQAMRPISDATSRPGFRLGGFVLIHSIVEGDDGTLYQSGYGYYKDDPKSRAVLLASTDGGVNWEVRSTMAVNPDLSDHPRFEGFTEAALAQTASGDLLAVIRTGNYQSLYQVTSGDDGHTWTAPEPVVAGPDDLPVVGVFPDLLAMPDGTMVLWIGRPGQSLLASPDGEGGSWTTPVTVDYLNSGNGSLVSLGRNRILTFGDRGADWTPNTPATKAIWARPVELRM; translated from the coding sequence GTGTCCAGACGTTTGTTGACCACGGCTGCGCTCGCTCTGCTGCTCGCCGGATCGGCCGGGATCGCAGTCGCGGAACCCGTCACTCACAGCACCACGTACACCTTCGAGAACGACGCCCTCGGCGCCGTTCCCGCAGGCTGTTCTACCCCGGCCGGACGGGTTCCCGCGCAGGTCACCGACGTGCGCGCCCACAGTGGCGAGCGCTCGCTGCTGCTGCAGGACGACAGCCCGGCCGCGCAGGCCGTCGTCGTCTGCCCGACCCCGGTCATGGCCGGCGCCGACCTGCGCCTGCGGCTCTACCCCGAGCGGCTCGGCCAGGGCGTACTGGTGTCGCTGCTGGGCAGCTTCGAGGGGAAGCCGCAGACCGGCGTGCCCGTGTTCCACCTGTGGGCCAAGCCCGACGGCTCGCTGTGGTGGTTCGACGGGTTGGGGCAGGACGCGCTCGGCTGGACCCAGATCGGGGCGGCGGGGACGCTGGCCCTGGGCGAGTGGAACTCCGTCGCCGTGCAGGTGCCCGCCGACATGAGCCGGGCGGGCGTGTACGTGGGCGACCACCCGGGCGACCACCCAGGTCAGCGCCCTCGGCGTGAGGACTACGTCGGGGCCGCCGGCCCGGTCGGGGTGAGCCCGGTCGCGTCGGTCACCGGCTTCCAGGTGGCGAGCACCGGCAGCGCTCCCGTCGGCGACGAGGTCTACCTCGACGACGTCGTCATCGCTGACAGCGCGCACGTGAGCCGGCCGCCGCAGGACCGCACGTTCCGCGTCGGCGACCCGGTCATCGTCGACCAGACGTCCGAGGGGCTCATGCAGATGCCCAACACGGCGACTACGCTGACCACGGCGGACGGGCGCCAGGAGGTCCTCGTCGGGTACCCGGTGCACGGCGACGCCACCCACGACACCGGCACCGCCCTGGCCGCCTCGACCGACCGCGGCCGCACCTGGACGCAGGCCGACGAGCGCAACCCATTCCCGGACGAGCAGTCGTTCTACCTGTCCACGCTGAGCAACGGCGACCTGTTCGCCGTCAACTACCACACGTTCATGGTCGAGGGGTCGGGCGAGACCCGGGCGATCGTCCCCACCGCTGTCTCGCACGACGGCGGCCGCACCTGGACCCACCGCGAGGGCGTGATGCAGGCGCCGCAGGCCATGCGCCCGATCTCCGACGCCACCAGCCGGCCGGGCTTCCGGCTCGGCGGCTTCGTCCTGATCCACTCGATCGTCGAGGGCGACGACGGCACGCTCTACCAGTCCGGCTACGGCTACTACAAGGACGACCCGAAGTCCCGCGCCGTCCTGCTGGCCTCGACGGACGGCGGCGTGAACTGGGAGGTCCGCAGCACCATGGCCGTGAACCCGGACCTGTCGGACCACCCGCGCTTCGAGGGCTTCACCGAGGCGGCGCTCGCGCAGACGGCGAGCGGCGATCTCCTCGCCGTCATCCGCACCGGCAACTACCAGTCGCTGTACCAGGTGACCTCCGGCGACGACGGCCACACCTGGACCGCGCCGGAGCCGGTGGTCGCCGGGCCGGACGACCTCCCCGTCGTCGGCGTCTTCCCGGACCTGCTGGCCATGCCCGACGGGACCATGGTGCTGTGGATCGGCCGGCCGGGACAGTCGCTGCTCGCCTCGCCCGACGGCGAGGGCGGGTCGTGGACCACGCCGGTCACGGTGGACTACCTGAACTCGGGGAACGGGTCCCTCGTGTCGCTCGGCCGCAACCGGATCCTGACGTTCGGCGACCGCGGCGCGGACTGGACGCCGAACACGCCGGCGACGAAGGCGATCTGGGCGCGGCCCGTGGAGCTGCGGATGTGA